Proteins encoded by one window of Azoarcus sp. PA01:
- a CDS encoding DUF2946 domain-containing protein encodes MHFKRSARSFTAWIALFAVLLGALAPALSHAVPRADGDKRLIQVCTVAGMKMVAVDDARDEGDAHVFPAERCAFCATHCDVPVLPAMPSAPFALKGRSDHLPPLYLHSPRPLFAWAAAQPRAPPLLRA; translated from the coding sequence ATGCATTTCAAGCGTAGCGCTCGCAGTTTCACTGCCTGGATCGCGTTGTTCGCGGTCCTGCTGGGTGCGCTCGCGCCGGCACTGAGCCACGCGGTGCCGCGCGCGGACGGTGACAAGCGCCTGATCCAGGTGTGCACGGTTGCCGGCATGAAAATGGTCGCGGTCGATGATGCGCGCGACGAGGGCGACGCCCACGTGTTTCCCGCCGAACGTTGTGCTTTCTGCGCGACGCACTGCGACGTGCCGGTGCTTCCCGCGATGCCGTCCGCGCCGTTCGCGCTTAAAGGCCGTTCCGACCACCTTCCCCCGCTTTACCTCCACTCGCCGCGCCCGCTCTTCGCCTGGGCAGCGGCGCAGCCCCGCGCTCCGCCGCTCCTGCGCGCGTGA
- a CDS encoding copper chaperone PCu(A)C, translating to MKKILAVSLVSAVLAGPALAQVQVDDPWVRATVAQQKVTGAFMRLTAAQDARLVSADSPVAGKVEIHEMVMDKDVMKMRPVTAVELPAGKAVELKPGGHHVMLFDLKQAVRVGDTVPLTLVVESRSGKRESVEVAVPVRPLNPAGRGDHGH from the coding sequence ATGAAGAAGATCCTTGCAGTCAGCCTGGTTTCTGCCGTGCTAGCGGGCCCCGCGCTCGCCCAGGTGCAGGTCGATGACCCGTGGGTGCGGGCGACGGTCGCGCAGCAGAAAGTCACCGGCGCGTTCATGCGCCTCACCGCGGCCCAGGATGCGCGGCTCGTCTCGGCGGACTCGCCCGTGGCGGGAAAAGTCGAGATACACGAGATGGTGATGGACAAGGACGTCATGAAGATGCGTCCCGTCACCGCGGTCGAGCTGCCGGCCGGCAAGGCGGTCGAGCTCAAGCCCGGCGGCCACCACGTGATGCTGTTCGACCTGAAGCAAGCCGTCCGCGTGGGCGACACGGTGCCGCTGACGCTGGTCGTCGAGAGCCGCAGCGGCAAGCGCGAGTCGGTCGAGGTGGCGGTGCCCGTGCGGCCGTTGAACCCGGCGGGCCGGGGGGATCATGGGCATTGA
- a CDS encoding TonB-dependent receptor, translated as MGIDTWRSALVGACIGAASGAAASDDAATVLEQVTVTATREEARLVETPASVGVVEGEDIALDKPPHPAQVMSQTPGVAVAVTNGEGHTTAIRQPFTTSPVYLFLEDGIPSRSTGFFNHNGLYEINIPQAGGIEVNRGPSSALYGSDAIGGVVNVLTRTPPTKTEANGSIEAGEHGWRRMLVGGGSGHADGGWRADLNLTRTDGWREDTGYDRDSGTLRWDHFIGDSTSLKTVLGFSEIDQETGANSPLVRSDYRHDPTKNYLPIAFRKVSALRLSTNYEHETADSLLSITPYVRDNSMDLLASFALRFDPTIAETGNRSYGLMAKWRRDFAPLRARIIVGVDFDLSPGERRENRIDATTRGSGASREFIAYTVGPRIYDYDVEYRGVSPYVHGEISPTDQLRLTAGLRYDDMRYEFDNKLGDNQLGAGEVVQVGSSFYGQAANTRVRYRRATPKLGATYALGENTHLFASYNQAFRAPSESQLFRPSRAGSLDAARVLTQSALGLDAIKAEQYELGVRGVVASLSYDLVLYELTKRDDIVSQRDPLTTQTITTNAGETRHRGVELGLGAPLVRHVRLDVALSYARHEFVDWVTAQGDFGGKEQQSAPRLMSNARLTWTPTDAFRAQLEWTRIGSYWLDDSNTAKYGGHDLFNLRGNLALTPAVSLFGSVSNLTDRRYADSAQLSTGSKPAYSPGLPRTVIAGVEAKW; from the coding sequence ATGGGCATTGATACCTGGCGCAGCGCCCTGGTGGGGGCGTGCATCGGCGCGGCGAGCGGCGCCGCTGCGTCCGATGACGCCGCCACAGTTCTCGAACAGGTGACGGTCACCGCGACGCGTGAAGAGGCGCGGCTCGTCGAAACGCCAGCCTCGGTCGGCGTCGTCGAAGGGGAGGACATCGCGCTCGACAAGCCCCCCCACCCGGCACAGGTGATGAGCCAAACGCCGGGCGTCGCGGTCGCCGTAACGAACGGCGAAGGCCACACGACGGCGATCCGCCAGCCGTTCACGACGAGCCCGGTGTATCTGTTCCTCGAAGACGGCATTCCGTCGCGCTCGACCGGCTTCTTCAACCACAACGGCCTGTACGAGATCAACATTCCGCAAGCCGGCGGCATCGAAGTCAATCGCGGGCCGTCGTCGGCGCTGTACGGGTCGGACGCGATCGGCGGCGTCGTCAACGTGCTGACGCGCACGCCGCCGACGAAGACCGAAGCGAATGGCTCGATCGAAGCGGGCGAGCACGGTTGGCGGCGGATGCTCGTCGGTGGCGGCAGCGGCCATGCCGACGGCGGCTGGCGGGCGGACCTGAACCTGACCCGCACGGACGGCTGGCGCGAGGACACCGGCTACGACCGCGACAGCGGCACGCTGCGCTGGGATCACTTCATCGGCGACAGCACGTCGCTGAAGACCGTGCTGGGTTTCTCCGAGATCGACCAGGAAACCGGCGCGAACTCGCCGCTCGTGCGTTCCGACTACCGGCACGATCCGACGAAGAATTACCTGCCGATCGCGTTCCGCAAAGTCAGCGCGCTGCGCCTGTCGACGAACTACGAACACGAAACGGCCGACTCGCTGCTGTCGATCACGCCGTACGTGCGCGACAACAGCATGGATCTGCTCGCGAGCTTCGCGCTGCGCTTCGACCCGACGATCGCTGAAACCGGCAACCGTTCGTACGGGCTGATGGCGAAGTGGCGCCGCGACTTCGCACCGCTGCGCGCGCGCATCATCGTCGGCGTCGATTTCGATCTGAGCCCGGGGGAGCGGCGCGAGAACCGCATCGACGCGACGACGCGCGGCAGCGGCGCGAGCCGCGAGTTCATCGCCTACACGGTCGGGCCGCGCATCTACGACTACGACGTCGAATATCGCGGCGTTTCGCCGTACGTCCATGGCGAAATCTCCCCGACCGACCAGCTGCGGCTGACCGCCGGCCTGCGCTACGACGACATGCGCTACGAGTTTGACAACAAGCTCGGCGACAACCAGCTCGGCGCCGGTGAGGTCGTGCAGGTCGGGAGCAGCTTCTACGGCCAGGCGGCGAACACCCGCGTCCGCTATCGCCGAGCGACGCCGAAACTCGGCGCGACGTACGCGCTCGGCGAGAACACGCATCTTTTCGCGTCGTACAACCAGGCTTTCCGCGCCCCGTCCGAATCGCAGCTCTTCCGCCCGTCGCGTGCCGGCAGCCTCGACGCTGCCCGGGTGTTGACGCAGTCGGCGCTCGGGCTCGACGCGATCAAGGCCGAGCAGTACGAGCTCGGCGTGCGCGGCGTCGTGGCGAGCCTGTCGTACGACCTCGTCCTCTACGAGCTGACCAAGCGCGACGACATCGTCAGCCAACGCGACCCGCTCACGACGCAGACGATCACGACGAACGCCGGCGAGACGCGCCACCGCGGCGTCGAGCTCGGGCTCGGCGCCCCGCTCGTGCGGCACGTGCGGCTGGATGTCGCGCTGTCGTACGCGCGGCACGAGTTCGTCGACTGGGTGACTGCGCAAGGAGACTTCGGCGGCAAGGAACAGCAAAGCGCGCCACGGCTGATGTCGAATGCGCGGCTGACCTGGACGCCGACCGACGCGTTCCGTGCGCAGCTCGAGTGGACGCGGATCGGCTCGTACTGGCTCGACGACAGCAATACCGCGAAGTACGGCGGACACGATCTTTTCAACCTGCGCGGCAACCTGGCCCTGACGCCGGCCGTTTCGCTGTTCGGCAGCGTGAGCAACCTCACCGACCGGCGCTACGCGGACAGCGCGCAGCTATCGACGGGCAGCAAGCCGGCCTACTCGCCGGGCTTGCCGCGCACCGTGATCGCGGGAGTCGAGGCGAAATGGTGA
- a CDS encoding glycoside hydrolase, whose amino-acid sequence MTMKRKGSVGRFAAAILLALGCAAGAFAQHADHAARKTAAARPAKAELGTSAAFAPDGRLYAVSKDGQHVVLQRSADGGASWDAPVAVNAEPEAVSADGENRPKIAFAPDGSVLVSWTRPLAKPFTGEIRFARADAGQSFGAPITVHRDRQEITHRFETMTVTASGQVMLAWIDKRDLEATQRSKRNYRGAAIYAAVSDDGGRTFRREVKVADHSCECCRIAIATDIDGLPLLLWRHVFEPNERDHALAKLGRDGSPGPVARATFDRWRVDACPHHGPSLAVSHDGTRHAVWFNEKDGEGRVFYGRLKDGRVEGQRTVGGERAAHADIDVSGERVAIVWKEFDGERTQLRAEVSEDHGGQFRRLSLAATDGASDQPRVIRRGAELFAFWRTRNEGTKGYWLR is encoded by the coding sequence ATGACGATGAAGCGAAAAGGCAGCGTGGGCCGGTTTGCCGCCGCGATACTGCTCGCGCTGGGATGCGCAGCGGGCGCTTTCGCGCAGCACGCCGATCACGCGGCACGGAAAACCGCTGCAGCCCGGCCGGCGAAGGCGGAGCTCGGCACGAGCGCGGCGTTCGCCCCGGACGGCAGGCTGTACGCAGTTTCGAAGGACGGGCAGCACGTCGTCCTCCAGCGCAGTGCCGACGGCGGGGCGAGCTGGGATGCGCCGGTAGCTGTCAATGCCGAACCGGAAGCGGTTTCCGCCGACGGCGAGAACCGGCCGAAGATCGCGTTCGCGCCGGACGGCAGCGTGCTGGTGTCGTGGACGCGCCCGCTGGCGAAGCCTTTCACCGGCGAGATCCGTTTTGCGCGCGCGGATGCCGGTCAGAGTTTCGGCGCTCCGATCACCGTTCACCGCGACCGGCAGGAGATCACCCACCGCTTCGAGACGATGACCGTCACCGCGAGCGGGCAGGTCATGCTTGCGTGGATCGACAAGCGGGATCTGGAAGCGACGCAGCGCTCGAAGCGCAATTACCGCGGTGCGGCGATCTACGCGGCGGTGTCCGACGACGGCGGGCGGACGTTCCGGCGCGAAGTGAAAGTCGCCGACCATTCCTGCGAGTGCTGCCGCATCGCGATCGCGACCGATATCGACGGCTTGCCGCTGCTGCTGTGGCGACACGTGTTCGAGCCGAACGAGCGCGACCATGCGCTGGCGAAGCTTGGCCGCGACGGCTCGCCCGGACCGGTGGCGCGCGCGACATTCGACCGCTGGCGTGTCGACGCCTGCCCGCACCACGGTCCGTCGCTCGCGGTATCGCATGACGGCACGCGCCACGCAGTGTGGTTCAACGAGAAGGACGGCGAAGGGCGGGTGTTCTACGGCCGCCTGAAAGACGGGCGCGTCGAGGGCCAGCGCACCGTCGGGGGGGAGCGCGCTGCTCACGCCGATATCGATGTCAGCGGCGAGCGCGTCGCGATCGTGTGGAAGGAGTTCGATGGCGAACGGACGCAGCTGCGCGCGGAAGTGTCCGAGGACCACGGCGGGCAGTTCCGCCGCCTGTCGCTCGCCGCGACCGACGGCGCGTCCGACCAGCCGCGGGTGATCCGGCGCGGCGCCGAGCTGTTCGCGTTCTGGCGCACGCGGAACGAAGGCACGAAAGGATACTGGCTGCGATGA
- a CDS encoding electron transfer flavoprotein-ubiquinone oxidoreductase, with product MERESMEFDVLIVGGGPAGLAAAIRMKQLASEKGTELAVCLIEKASEIGAHILSGAVMDPRALTELIPDWKAQGAPVTTQVSEDRVIFLSETGGRKVPNNLLPACFLNQGNYIVRLGNVVKWLGEQAEAMGVEVYPGFAGAEILYDERGAVKGVATGDMGVTRDGQPGPAYQPGMELHAKYTLFAEGCRGHLGKQLEEKYRLRDGVDPQTYGIGLKELWEVPAERHVPGLVVHTAGWPMDSATYGGGFAYHLEDNLVAVGYVVGLNYTNPHLAPFEEFQRYKTHPEIRKFLEGGKRLAYGARALAAGGLQSQPKLVFPGGALVGDDAGFLNAARIKGSHAAIKSGALAAEAAFGALAAGRSRDELTAFPEAFRASWLYEELHQTRNFKPYMKKGLWMGSLLFGIDQQLFRGRAPWTLHNTADHTALKPASECYKIAYPKPDGVLTFDKLSSVFLSNTNHEEDQPCHLQLKDPSIPIAVNLAKYDAPEQRYCPAGVYEIVRDPDGTHPRLQINAQNCVHCKTCDIKDPTQNINWVVPQGGEGPIYQGM from the coding sequence ATGGAACGCGAATCAATGGAATTCGATGTCCTGATCGTAGGCGGTGGCCCGGCAGGGCTGGCGGCGGCGATCCGGATGAAGCAGCTCGCCAGCGAGAAAGGCACGGAGCTGGCGGTATGCCTCATCGAGAAGGCTTCCGAGATCGGCGCCCACATCCTGTCGGGCGCGGTGATGGATCCGCGCGCGCTCACCGAACTGATCCCCGACTGGAAAGCGCAGGGCGCGCCGGTCACGACCCAGGTGTCTGAAGACCGCGTGATCTTCCTCAGCGAGACCGGCGGGCGCAAGGTGCCGAACAACCTGCTGCCGGCCTGTTTCCTGAACCAGGGCAACTACATTGTGCGGCTGGGCAACGTCGTCAAGTGGCTCGGCGAACAGGCCGAGGCGATGGGCGTCGAAGTCTATCCGGGCTTTGCCGGCGCGGAAATTCTTTACGACGAGCGCGGCGCGGTCAAGGGGGTGGCGACCGGCGACATGGGCGTCACGCGCGACGGCCAGCCGGGCCCGGCCTACCAGCCCGGCATGGAGCTGCACGCCAAATACACGCTGTTCGCCGAAGGCTGTCGCGGCCACCTGGGCAAGCAGCTCGAGGAAAAGTACCGCCTGCGCGACGGCGTCGATCCGCAGACCTACGGCATCGGCCTCAAGGAGCTGTGGGAAGTGCCGGCCGAGCGCCACGTGCCGGGGCTCGTCGTCCACACCGCCGGCTGGCCGATGGACAGCGCCACTTACGGCGGCGGCTTCGCCTATCACCTCGAAGACAACCTTGTTGCCGTCGGCTATGTCGTGGGCCTGAACTACACGAACCCGCATCTGGCGCCGTTCGAGGAGTTCCAGCGCTACAAGACGCACCCCGAGATCCGCAAGTTCCTCGAAGGCGGCAAGCGTCTCGCGTACGGTGCGCGCGCGCTCGCCGCGGGCGGCCTGCAGAGCCAGCCGAAGCTGGTGTTCCCGGGCGGCGCGCTCGTCGGCGACGACGCGGGTTTCCTCAACGCCGCACGCATCAAGGGCAGCCACGCCGCGATCAAGAGCGGCGCGCTCGCCGCCGAAGCGGCCTTCGGCGCGCTCGCGGCCGGGCGCAGCCGCGACGAACTGACCGCGTTCCCCGAAGCGTTCCGCGCGAGCTGGCTGTACGAGGAACTGCACCAGACGCGCAACTTCAAGCCGTACATGAAAAAAGGCCTGTGGATGGGGTCCTTGCTGTTTGGCATCGACCAGCAGCTGTTCCGTGGGCGCGCGCCGTGGACGCTGCACAACACGGCCGACCATACTGCGCTCAAGCCCGCGTCGGAATGCTACAAGATCGCCTATCCGAAGCCCGATGGCGTGCTGACTTTCGACAAGCTGTCGTCGGTGTTCCTGTCGAACACGAACCACGAGGAAGACCAGCCCTGCCACCTGCAGCTGAAGGACCCGTCGATCCCGATCGCGGTGAACCTCGCCAAGTACGACGCGCCCGAACAGCGCTACTGCCCGGCCGGCGTCTACGAGATCGTGCGCGACCCCGACGGCACCCACCCGCGCCTGCAGATCAACGCTCAGAACTGCGTGCACTGCAAGACCTGCGACATCAAGGATCCAACGCAGAACATCAACTGGGTCGTGCCGCAGGGCGGTGAAGGGCCGATCTATCAAGGGATGTGA
- a CDS encoding acyl-CoA thioesterase: protein MEDTRKLQLTTKIPVRWGDLDRYGHLNNTLYFRYFEQARIEWIEQKDFRVDPAEVEGVVIVHADCTFLIPVNYPATAIVKVFAGEPGRSSVMNWYELYVEGDERLFATGSAKLVWVDNRTGKSLPLPAKLREGL from the coding sequence ATGGAAGATACCCGCAAGCTTCAGCTGACGACGAAGATCCCGGTACGCTGGGGCGACCTCGACCGGTACGGTCACCTGAACAACACGCTGTATTTCCGCTATTTCGAGCAGGCGCGGATCGAATGGATCGAGCAGAAGGACTTCCGCGTCGATCCGGCCGAAGTCGAAGGCGTGGTCATTGTTCATGCGGACTGCACGTTCCTGATCCCGGTGAATTATCCGGCGACGGCGATCGTCAAGGTCTTCGCCGGTGAGCCGGGACGCAGCAGCGTGATGAACTGGTATGAACTGTACGTCGAAGGCGACGAGCGCCTTTTCGCGACCGGTTCCGCGAAGCTCGTGTGGGTCGACAACCGTACCGGCAAATCCCTGCCGCTGCCGGCGAAGCTGCGTGAGGGGCTGTGA
- a CDS encoding isochorismatase family protein: protein MLMNPATSALLVIDVQERLAPAIHDGEHVIRNCAWLAGVAARVGVPVVVTEHFPAKIGATLPAVAAAASGAEFVIKECFSAQADGCLGRTAVDARRQVIVCGTEAHVCVQQTALELRWAGKQVFVVADACGSRNPADRDLAFARMRAHGLEIVSREMVAFEWLQRGGTALFREINRDFIR, encoded by the coding sequence ATGCTGATGAATCCCGCCACTTCCGCGCTTCTCGTCATCGACGTCCAGGAGCGCCTCGCTCCGGCGATTCACGACGGGGAGCACGTGATACGCAACTGCGCGTGGCTTGCCGGCGTCGCGGCGCGCGTCGGCGTGCCGGTCGTCGTGACCGAGCATTTCCCGGCAAAAATCGGCGCCACGCTGCCGGCGGTGGCCGCGGCCGCGAGCGGTGCCGAGTTCGTCATCAAGGAATGCTTCTCCGCGCAAGCGGACGGCTGCCTCGGCAGGACCGCGGTGGACGCGCGGCGGCAGGTCATCGTTTGCGGCACCGAGGCGCACGTGTGCGTGCAGCAGACGGCGCTCGAGCTGCGCTGGGCGGGCAAGCAGGTGTTCGTCGTCGCGGACGCGTGCGGTTCGCGCAATCCCGCGGACCGCGACCTCGCTTTTGCGCGAATGCGTGCCCACGGCCTCGAGATCGTGTCGCGCGAGATGGTCGCGTTCGAGTGGCTGCAGCGCGGCGGCACAGCATTGTTTCGCGAGATCAACCGGGACTTCATCCGCTGA
- a CDS encoding CTP synthase, which produces MTKYVFVTGGVVSSLGKGIAAASLGAILESRSIKVTHLKLDPYINVDPGTMSPFQHGEVFVTEDGAETDLDLGHYERFTSARMGKRNNFTTGQIYEAVIKKERRGEYLGKTVQVIPHITDEIKQYIKRGAEGAEVAIVEIGGTVGDIESLPFLEAIRQMGIEEGRNSTCFIHLTLIPYIPTAGELKTKPTQHSVKELREIGIQPDILLCRADRPVPADERRKIALFCNVMPEAVIECLDANSIYKIPGQLHDQMLDEIVCHKLNILARAADLSVWENLLRALENPKHTVDIAFVGKYVDLTESYKSLIEAVSHAGMHTESKVRIHYIDSEDIERDGCAVLEKMDAVLVPGGFGKRGTEGKIAAIRFARENKVPYLGICLGMQLAVIEFARDVVGMAGAHSTEFERDTPYPVIGLITEWQDRSGKVEKRSEASDLGGTMRLGAQVCHLVDGSLAREVYGAADIVERHRHRYEVNNTLLARLEEKGLRVSGRAPGTDLCEMIELPDHPWFVGCQFHPEFTSNPRKGHPLFTAYVKAALARKAAATSA; this is translated from the coding sequence ATGACCAAATACGTCTTCGTAACCGGCGGTGTCGTGTCCTCACTGGGCAAAGGCATCGCAGCGGCCTCGCTCGGGGCCATTCTCGAATCCCGCAGCATCAAGGTTACCCACCTCAAGCTCGATCCGTACATCAACGTCGATCCGGGCACGATGAGCCCGTTTCAGCACGGCGAAGTTTTCGTCACTGAAGACGGGGCTGAAACCGACCTCGATCTGGGCCACTACGAGCGCTTCACGAGCGCGCGGATGGGCAAGCGCAACAACTTCACGACTGGCCAGATCTACGAGGCGGTGATCAAGAAGGAACGCCGCGGCGAGTATCTCGGCAAGACGGTGCAGGTAATCCCGCACATCACCGACGAGATCAAGCAGTACATCAAGCGCGGCGCCGAAGGCGCGGAGGTCGCGATCGTCGAGATCGGCGGCACGGTCGGCGACATCGAATCGCTGCCGTTCCTCGAAGCGATCCGCCAGATGGGCATCGAGGAAGGCCGCAACAGCACCTGTTTCATCCACCTGACGCTGATTCCGTACATCCCGACTGCCGGCGAGCTGAAGACCAAGCCGACGCAGCACTCGGTCAAGGAGCTGCGCGAGATCGGCATCCAGCCCGACATCCTGCTGTGCCGCGCCGATCGCCCGGTGCCTGCCGACGAACGGCGCAAGATCGCGCTGTTCTGCAACGTCATGCCAGAAGCCGTCATCGAGTGCCTCGACGCGAACTCGATCTACAAGATCCCGGGCCAACTGCACGACCAGATGCTCGACGAGATCGTCTGTCACAAGCTGAACATCCTCGCGCGCGCCGCCGACCTTTCGGTGTGGGAAAACCTCCTTCGCGCGCTCGAGAACCCGAAGCACACCGTCGACATCGCGTTCGTCGGCAAATACGTCGATCTTACCGAGTCGTACAAGTCGCTGATCGAAGCCGTGTCCCACGCCGGCATGCACACCGAGAGCAAGGTCAGGATCCACTACATCGACTCCGAGGACATCGAGCGCGACGGCTGCGCGGTGCTCGAGAAGATGGATGCGGTCCTCGTGCCGGGCGGCTTCGGCAAGCGCGGCACCGAAGGCAAGATCGCGGCGATCCGCTTCGCACGCGAGAACAAGGTGCCGTATCTGGGCATCTGCCTCGGCATGCAGCTCGCGGTGATCGAATTCGCCCGCGACGTCGTCGGCATGGCCGGCGCGCATTCGACCGAATTCGAGCGCGACACGCCGTACCCGGTCATCGGCCTGATCACCGAATGGCAGGATCGCAGCGGCAAGGTCGAAAAACGCAGCGAAGCGTCGGACCTCGGCGGCACGATGCGCCTCGGCGCGCAGGTCTGCCATCTCGTCGACGGCTCGCTCGCCCGCGAAGTGTATGGCGCTGCCGATATCGTCGAACGCCATCGCCACCGCTACGAAGTCAACAACACGCTGCTCGCCCGGCTCGAAGAGAAAGGCCTGCGCGTATCGGGGCGCGCGCCGGGCACCGACCTGTGCGAAATGATCGAGCTGCCGGACCATCCGTGGTTCGTCGGTTGCCAGTTCCATCCGGAATTCACGTCGAACCCGCGCAAGGGGCACCCGCTGTTCACGGCTTACGTGAAGGCGGCGCTCGCGCGCAAGGCGGCCGCGACGTCGGCCTGA
- the kdsA gene encoding 3-deoxy-8-phosphooctulonate synthase, with amino-acid sequence MKLCGFEVGLDKPFFLIAGPCVIESRDMAFETAGALKEICAELGIPFIYKSSYDKANRSSGKSYRGTGMEKGLEILADVKKQLGVPVLTDVHAVDEIAAVAAAVDVLQTPAFLCRQTDFIHAVAASGRPVNIKKGQFLAPGDMKNVVDKAREANGGADTIMVCERGASFGYNNLVSDMRSLAIMRETGCPVVFDATHSVQLPGGQGTASGGQREFVPVLARAAVAVGIAGLFMESHPDPAKALSDGPNAWPLPKMKALLATLKEIDALVKAHGFLEMAG; translated from the coding sequence ATGAAACTTTGCGGATTCGAGGTCGGCCTCGACAAGCCGTTTTTCCTGATCGCCGGGCCGTGCGTCATCGAATCGCGCGACATGGCTTTCGAGACTGCCGGCGCGCTGAAGGAAATCTGCGCCGAGCTCGGCATCCCGTTCATCTACAAGTCGTCGTACGACAAGGCCAACCGCAGCTCCGGCAAGTCATACCGCGGCACCGGGATGGAAAAAGGCCTGGAGATTCTCGCCGACGTGAAGAAGCAGCTCGGCGTCCCGGTGCTCACCGACGTGCACGCGGTCGACGAGATCGCGGCGGTCGCGGCGGCCGTCGACGTGCTGCAGACGCCGGCGTTCCTGTGCCGCCAGACCGACTTCATTCACGCGGTCGCAGCTTCCGGTCGCCCGGTGAACATCAAGAAAGGGCAGTTCCTCGCGCCCGGCGACATGAAGAACGTCGTCGACAAGGCGCGCGAAGCCAACGGCGGCGCCGACACGATCATGGTGTGCGAGCGCGGTGCGTCGTTCGGCTACAACAACCTCGTGTCCGACATGCGCAGCCTCGCGATCATGCGCGAGACCGGCTGCCCGGTCGTGTTCGACGCGACGCATTCGGTGCAATTGCCCGGCGGGCAGGGCACGGCGTCCGGCGGCCAGCGCGAATTCGTGCCGGTGCTGGCGCGCGCCGCGGTCGCCGTCGGCATCGCCGGCCTGTTCATGGAAAGCCACCCCGATCCGGCGAAAGCGCTGTCGGACGGCCCGAACGCGTGGCCGCTGCCGAAGATGAAAGCGCTGCTCGCGACGCTCAAGGAAATCGACGCGCTGGTGAAAGCGCACGGTTTCCTGGAGATGGCCGGCTGA
- the eno gene encoding phosphopyruvate hydratase, whose amino-acid sequence MSAIVDIIAREILDSRGNPTVEADVLLESGVMGRAAVPSGASTGSREAIELRDGDAARYLGKGVLQAVENVNTEISETLIGLDAEEQAFIDRTLIELDGTENKSRLGANATLAVSMAIAKAAAEEAGLPLYRYFGGSGPMAMPVPMMNVINGGAHANNSLDIQECMIMPVSMTSFREALRCGAEIFHHLKKLTDKKGYPTTVGDEGGFAPNVGGTEEALNMIQDAIAAAGYEPGRDVLLALDCAASEFYKDGQYVLAGEGLTLSSEGFADYLATLADRFPIVSIEDGMAENDWTGWKTLTDKLGRRLQLVGDDLFVTNTKILEQGIDQGVANSILIKINQIGTLSETFAAVEMAKRAGYTAVISHRSGETEDSTIADIAVGLNAMQIKTGSLSRSDRISKYNQLLRIEEDLGDTVSYPGRRAFYNLRVR is encoded by the coding sequence ATGAGTGCAATTGTCGATATCATTGCCCGCGAAATTCTTGATTCCCGCGGCAACCCCACGGTGGAAGCCGATGTCCTGCTCGAATCGGGCGTCATGGGCCGGGCGGCGGTGCCGTCGGGCGCCTCGACCGGATCGCGCGAGGCGATCGAGCTGCGCGACGGCGATGCCGCGCGCTATCTCGGCAAAGGCGTATTGCAGGCGGTCGAGAACGTCAATACCGAGATTTCCGAAACGCTGATCGGCCTCGACGCCGAAGAGCAGGCTTTCATCGACCGCACGCTGATCGAGCTCGACGGCACCGAGAACAAGTCGCGCCTCGGCGCGAACGCGACGCTCGCCGTGTCGATGGCGATCGCGAAGGCCGCCGCGGAAGAGGCCGGTCTGCCACTGTACCGCTATTTCGGCGGTTCCGGCCCGATGGCGATGCCGGTGCCGATGATGAACGTCATCAACGGCGGCGCGCACGCGAACAACAGCCTCGACATCCAGGAATGCATGATCATGCCGGTGTCGATGACGAGCTTCCGCGAAGCGCTGCGCTGTGGTGCCGAGATCTTCCATCACCTGAAGAAGCTCACCGACAAGAAAGGCTATCCGACGACGGTCGGCGACGAAGGCGGCTTCGCGCCGAACGTCGGCGGCACCGAGGAGGCGCTGAACATGATCCAGGACGCGATCGCCGCCGCCGGCTACGAGCCGGGCCGCGACGTGCTGCTCGCGCTCGACTGCGCCGCGTCCGAGTTCTACAAGGACGGTCAGTACGTGCTTGCCGGCGAAGGGCTGACGCTCTCGTCCGAAGGCTTCGCCGACTACCTCGCGACGCTTGCCGACCGCTTCCCGATCGTCTCGATCGAGGACGGCATGGCCGAGAACGACTGGACCGGCTGGAAGACGCTGACCGACAAGCTCGGCCGCCGCCTGCAGCTCGTCGGCGACGATCTTTTCGTGACGAACACGAAGATCCTCGAGCAGGGCATCGACCAGGGCGTCGCGAACTCGATCCTCATCAAGATCAACCAGATCGGCACGCTGTCCGAGACTTTCGCCGCCGTCGAGATGGCCAAGCGTGCCGGCTATACTGCAGTGATCTCGCACCGCTCGGGCGAAACCGAGGATTCGACGATCGCCGACATCGCGGTCGGCCTGAACGCGATGCAGATCAAGACCGGTTCGCTGTCGCGCTCGGACCGCATCTCGAAGTACAACCAGCTGCTGCGCATCGAGGAAGATCTCGGCGATACCGTCAGCTATCCCGGCCGCCGCGCGTTCTACAATTTGCGGGTGCGCTGA